One Candidatus Omnitrophota bacterium DNA window includes the following coding sequences:
- a CDS encoding class I SAM-dependent methyltransferase, protein MKIKCRLKMLPSGSYIKAGPSDPIKFYRLPFIGSLYRRRIELCLSELTGGNRILEVGFGSGVTFLNLSEKYEEIHGLDLDADIETVSGVFEKLKIKTILRNGNVLNMPYQDGYFDSVLLISILEHLGPDQQEQVFKEIARVVKDGGQVIYGAPVYRPFMKFLFWVLGYDIGKLHLSTEKQIFAAAEKTLKKVKMVEMRPPLLSSLYEIGHFVKYKVSGPSNDRDYAKK, encoded by the coding sequence ATGAAGATAAAATGTCGGCTGAAGATGCTTCCCTCAGGCAGTTATATAAAAGCGGGCCCATCCGACCCGATAAAATTTTACAGATTACCGTTTATAGGCAGTCTTTACAGGAGAAGGATCGAGCTTTGTTTGTCCGAACTGACGGGCGGGAATAGGATTCTAGAGGTAGGGTTTGGTTCGGGCGTGACATTTTTAAATCTCAGCGAAAAATACGAAGAGATTCATGGGTTGGATTTAGATGCTGACATTGAGACAGTTTCCGGGGTATTCGAAAAATTAAAGATCAAAACGATCCTTAGGAACGGGAATGTCCTGAATATGCCTTATCAGGACGGCTATTTTGACAGTGTATTACTCATCTCAATACTTGAGCATCTGGGTCCGGACCAGCAAGAACAGGTGTTTAAAGAGATAGCGAGGGTAGTTAAAGACGGCGGGCAGGTCATATATGGCGCTCCGGTATACAGGCCGTTTATGAAATTTTTATTCTGGGTATTGGGTTATGATATCGGGAAGCTGCATCTTTCCACCGAAAAGCAGATTTTCGCAGCAGCGGAAAAGACGCTTAAAAAGGTTAAGATGGTAGAAATGAGGCCACCCTTGCTCAGCAGTTTATATGAGATAGGGCATTTTGTAAAATACAAAGTGTCCGGACCGTCAAATGATAGAGACTATGCTAAAAAATAA
- a CDS encoding class I SAM-dependent methyltransferase yields the protein MLKEDRLLNEVRHGKFLAMRGAGYIWNWDTPAGKERWSRRIGMLTKHITSSMHVLEIGCGTGYLTKELAKTRAMVTAIDISPDLIDIARSAVNEMNVTFKIENAHSITFPENTFDTILGSSILHHLDPNEAIRELYRVLKKGGSIFFTEPNMMNPQVFIQKNVPLIKKMLGDSAHETAFFKWDLRKRLRTAGFTDIIITPFDFLHPHIPKSLLAFIRPICNLAEKIPLVSEISGSLYIRARK from the coding sequence ATGCTGAAAGAGGATAGGCTGTTAAACGAAGTTAGACATGGAAAGTTTTTAGCAATGCGCGGGGCCGGATATATATGGAATTGGGACACGCCGGCCGGAAAAGAGCGTTGGAGCAGGCGCATAGGCATGCTTACGAAACACATAACTTCGTCAATGCATGTACTCGAAATAGGCTGCGGTACGGGGTACTTAACCAAGGAATTGGCAAAAACACGTGCCATGGTCACCGCAATCGACATATCTCCGGATCTTATAGATATAGCGAGATCGGCCGTTAATGAAATGAATGTCACATTCAAGATAGAAAACGCTCATTCCATTACTTTTCCAGAAAATACGTTCGACACGATTTTAGGCAGTTCCATCTTGCACCACCTGGATCCGAACGAGGCCATCAGGGAGCTGTACAGGGTGTTGAAGAAAGGCGGTTCGATATTTTTTACGGAGCCGAATATGATGAATCCCCAGGTCTTTATACAAAAAAACGTACCTCTTATAAAAAAGATGCTGGGAGATTCCGCACATGAAACAGCTTTTTTCAAATGGGACCTGAGAAAAAGATTGAGGACAGCGGGTTTTACTGATATAATCATTACTCCTTTTGATTTTCTGCACCCTCACATTCCCAAGTCTTTATTAGCATTTATTCGTCCCATATGCAACCTGGCTGAAAAAATTCCACTTGTATCGGAGATTTCAGGGTCGTTGTACATAAGAGCAAGGAAATAA
- a CDS encoding radical SAM protein encodes MANVCLIYPRDINLNFFPLGLGYVASSLMKNNHDVIFLDITEKDLGLLNRIRDRKPDIVGISVTTPQLKLAKTVIGLIKNLMPGVPIVAGGIHPSYFKSKFMDELGVDYIIYGEGEVTMCELCDCLRHGSSDLSKIHGLIFRGRDGGITVNPPRKLIEDLDTLAFPARELVNYETYLQPPGLIRGVWTRRCANITTSRGCPGRCTYCGVNYLWGNTYRRRSVDNVLEEIDLIASKYNVDGLYFMDDTFLMGSKWVEEFSEKFITKKYDIKWACYSRADTVNERMLKAIRRAGCVQVEYGIESCSERVLNKIKKRTNFKQVSESVKMTRAIGMRALGSFIFGFPDDSAGDLKETISSSSKMDLDFVTCYFATPYPGSELYEQAVKENRILERDMSNWYVRNNNIWKVSLDQKILSDYRNTFLRANRYKNILFFLKNPGFLIKLALFVINNYKALFKSVVRTVKGKCFDDFGYYFYTYLSADPNSRNRL; translated from the coding sequence ATGGCCAATGTCTGCTTAATCTATCCCAGGGATATAAATTTAAATTTTTTCCCTCTGGGGCTAGGGTACGTTGCTTCAAGCTTGATGAAGAACAATCATGACGTAATTTTCCTTGATATTACGGAGAAAGACCTTGGCCTTTTAAATAGGATTAGAGATCGTAAGCCAGATATCGTAGGCATAAGCGTAACTACGCCGCAGCTGAAACTGGCAAAAACCGTTATAGGGCTCATAAAAAACCTGATGCCTGGCGTTCCTATCGTAGCGGGTGGTATACATCCCTCTTATTTTAAAAGCAAGTTCATGGATGAGCTCGGAGTCGATTATATAATTTATGGGGAGGGAGAGGTTACAATGTGCGAACTGTGCGACTGTTTGAGGCACGGTTCCAGCGATCTTTCGAAAATACACGGCCTGATCTTCAGGGGCCGGGACGGCGGCATAACCGTCAACCCTCCGAGAAAACTAATAGAAGACTTGGATACACTCGCCTTCCCGGCCAGGGAGCTGGTAAACTACGAGACTTACCTGCAGCCGCCGGGTCTTATAAGAGGCGTCTGGACCAGAAGGTGTGCGAACATAACAACGAGCCGCGGGTGTCCCGGAAGATGCACGTATTGCGGCGTTAATTATCTATGGGGCAATACCTATCGGAGGAGAAGCGTCGATAACGTTTTGGAAGAGATCGATCTTATTGCATCAAAGTATAACGTAGACGGGCTCTATTTTATGGACGATACCTTTCTCATGGGTTCCAAGTGGGTTGAAGAATTTTCTGAGAAATTTATAACGAAAAAATACGATATTAAGTGGGCATGTTATAGCAGGGCTGATACTGTCAACGAACGCATGTTAAAAGCCATAAGACGGGCCGGTTGTGTTCAGGTGGAATACGGCATAGAAAGCTGCTCCGAAAGAGTGCTGAATAAAATTAAGAAAAGAACGAATTTCAAACAGGTCTCGGAATCTGTAAAGATGACCAGGGCTATCGGCATGAGAGCGCTGGGTTCATTCATATTCGGGTTTCCGGATGATTCTGCAGGGGATCTTAAGGAGACAATAAGCTCTTCTTCTAAAATGGATTTGGATTTTGTGACGTGTTATTTTGCTACACCATATCCGGGGTCGGAACTTTACGAACAGGCTGTTAAGGAGAACAGGATATTGGAGCGCGATATGTCCAATTGGTATGTCCGCAATAATAACATTTGGAAGGTCAGTTTGGATCAGAAAATCTTGTCTGACTACAGGAATACGTTTCTCAGGGCAAACAGGTATAAAAATATCCTGTTCTTTTTAAAAAACCCCGGCTTCCTCATAAAATTGGCCCTGTTCGTGATTAACAATTACAAAGCGCTGTTTAAATCGGTTGTACGGACAGTAAAAGGGAAATGTTTTGATGATTTTGGATATTATTTCTATACCTATCTATCGGCGGATCCAAATAGCAGGAATAGGCTATAG
- a CDS encoding glycosyltransferase family 2 protein has protein sequence MKKQLKDYYYSTLFRYYSVYVRPNNTVVEVNPVSDMAIRFFKNVRFLFIGKDAPASLSREHICSIDQARNSPPDYFLLNNIQYEGDIQKLFSELHAACSPSTRILITYYSSMWKPLIWLATMLKLREKTFEQNWIAHEDMANFLLLTDYEPVLVNTRIICPMGIPLVSDLLNRYFAVLPFFRLFCIANILMARPLLKRHSSSLSVSVIVPARNEADNIESAVKRIPHMGPDDEIIFVEGHSKDGTWDRIIEAQKKYSAERKIAAIKQSGIGKADAVRKGLEAASKDVLMILDADLSVAPESLRLFYDAIVKDKGEFVNGSRLVYPMDKKAMRFLNIVGNKFFATAFSYVLGQRFKDTLCGTKVLLKENYRKIAETRSFFGEFDPFGDFDLIFGASRLGLKIVEIPIVYKERSYGTTNIHRWRHGFLLLKMLLYSARKIKFV, from the coding sequence ATGAAAAAACAACTAAAAGATTATTATTATAGTACCCTTTTCCGGTATTATTCGGTCTATGTCAGGCCGAATAATACCGTAGTAGAGGTAAACCCGGTATCGGACATGGCGATCAGATTTTTTAAGAACGTCCGTTTTTTATTTATAGGCAAAGATGCGCCCGCATCTTTAAGCAGGGAACATATATGTTCGATAGACCAGGCACGCAACAGCCCTCCGGATTATTTTCTTTTAAACAATATTCAGTATGAAGGTGACATACAAAAGCTTTTTTCGGAATTGCACGCAGCCTGTTCGCCCAGCACGCGCATATTGATAACATATTATAGCAGCATGTGGAAGCCGTTGATATGGCTGGCTACGATGCTGAAGTTGCGCGAAAAGACCTTTGAACAGAACTGGATTGCGCATGAAGACATGGCCAACTTCCTGCTGCTTACCGATTACGAGCCGGTATTAGTTAACACCAGAATAATCTGTCCTATGGGCATCCCTTTAGTCAGCGACCTTCTAAACCGATATTTTGCCGTCCTGCCGTTTTTTCGGTTGTTTTGCATCGCGAATATACTAATGGCACGGCCTCTGCTGAAACGGCACTCTAGCTCCTTATCGGTTTCGGTCATTGTGCCGGCAAGGAACGAAGCGGATAACATAGAAAGTGCCGTAAAAAGGATACCGCACATGGGGCCGGATGACGAGATTATCTTTGTGGAAGGACATTCTAAGGATGGTACATGGGACAGGATAATCGAAGCGCAGAAAAAATATTCAGCCGAAAGGAAGATAGCGGCCATAAAACAATCGGGCATAGGCAAGGCTGATGCGGTGCGTAAAGGATTGGAAGCAGCGTCAAAGGATGTGCTCATGATACTAGATGCGGATCTGTCGGTTGCGCCCGAGAGCCTCCGTTTATTTTATGACGCTATTGTTAAGGATAAGGGCGAGTTTGTGAATGGCAGCAGGCTAGTTTATCCGATGGATAAAAAGGCCATGCGTTTTTTAAACATAGTAGGAAACAAGTTTTTTGCGACGGCATTTTCCTATGTGCTGGGCCAAAGATTTAAAGATACCCTGTGCGGCACAAAAGTTCTTTTAAAGGAAAATTACCGCAAGATTGCCGAAACCAGGTCGTTTTTCGGCGAATTCGATCCTTTTGGCGATTTTGATCTTATATTCGGCGCGTCCCGCCTTGGTTTAAAGATCGTTGAGATACCGATTGTATACAAAGAGCGCTCATATGGTACAACAAATATACACAGATGGAGGCACGGGTTTCTTTTATTAAAAATGCTGCTTTATTCCGCCAGAAAGATAAAATTCGTTTGA
- a CDS encoding GDP-L-fucose synthase, whose translation MKNRKNRRIIVTGGAGFLGSRIVEKLRLRGYRNIYVPLSKDYNLVEMCAIKKLYTDVKPKIVMHLAAKIGGIGANLRNPGTFFYDNLIMGAQLMEVGRQAGIDKFVAIGTICSYPKHAVVPFKEEDLWNGYPEDTNAPYGLAKKMLLVQSVAYRQQYGFNSIFLMPVNLYGPGDNFDPESSHVIPALIRKCLDAIREGRNEIVVWGTGKPTREFLYVNDAAEGIIMAMEKYDKPDPVNLGAGFEISIEKLTGIVARLTGFKGKIRWDKTKPDGQPRRRLDTSRAYKEFGFKAKTRFEEGLLETVNWYTVEYGTAGKRRKA comes from the coding sequence ATGAAAAATCGTAAGAATAGACGTATTATCGTGACCGGTGGAGCGGGCTTTTTAGGATCGCGTATCGTGGAAAAACTTCGTTTGCGGGGATATCGTAATATTTATGTCCCTTTGAGTAAAGACTATAATCTGGTCGAGATGTGTGCGATCAAAAAACTTTATACCGATGTTAAGCCGAAGATCGTGATGCATCTCGCCGCTAAAATAGGGGGAATTGGGGCTAATCTCCGGAATCCGGGGACATTCTTTTACGATAATCTGATTATGGGTGCGCAGCTTATGGAGGTCGGCCGGCAGGCAGGGATAGATAAGTTTGTCGCCATAGGCACTATCTGTTCCTATCCGAAACATGCTGTGGTTCCTTTTAAAGAAGAAGACCTATGGAATGGGTATCCTGAGGATACAAATGCTCCTTACGGATTGGCTAAGAAAATGTTACTGGTTCAATCCGTGGCATATCGTCAGCAATATGGATTCAATTCTATCTTTCTTATGCCTGTGAATTTATATGGACCCGGAGATAATTTTGACCCTGAATCATCTCATGTGATCCCAGCTTTGATCAGAAAGTGCCTTGATGCGATAAGAGAAGGAAGGAACGAGATCGTGGTTTGGGGGACAGGGAAACCGACCCGGGAGTTTCTATATGTCAATGACGCGGCGGAAGGAATAATCATGGCCATGGAAAAATATGACAAGCCGGATCCTGTAAATTTGGGCGCAGGTTTTGAGATATCCATAGAAAAACTGACTGGGATTGTCGCAAGGCTTACCGGTTTTAAGGGTAAGATAAGATGGGATAAAACCAAGCCGGATGGCCAGCCGCGAAGGCGATTAGATACTTCACGTGCTTATAAAGAATTTGGTTTTAAGGCAAAAACAAGATTTGAAGAAGGCCTTCTAGAGACAGTGAACTGGTATACGGTCGAATACGGTACGGCGGGAAAGCGCAGGAAGGCATGA
- the asnB gene encoding asparagine synthase (glutamine-hydrolyzing), with protein sequence MCGITGFVTADNALKDPEMASIGISMANSLSHRGPDSSGVWTDENAGIALAHRRLSILDLTSAGDQPMTSVSGRYVIVFNGEIYNHLEMRQELNNDKGWRGHSDTETLLAGFEKWGIDQTLKRTVGMFAIALWDRKEKVLTLARDRIGEKPLYYGFQKGTLIFGSELKALKRHPDFVGEIDRDVICLYLRHCYIPAPYSIYKGIFKLLPGHYISFKAAHGPDTLRSAKPEAYWRLSEVAANGIARPFAGNEADAISELEERLKRAIKLQMVADVPLGVFLSGGIDSSTVVALMQAQSGRPVKTFSVGFKEMGYNEAEYAKAVSGHLGTDHTEQYVSPAEAMQVIPKLGSMYDEPFADSSQIPTFLISQMARKYVKVSLSGDAGDELFCGYNRYALADMWKNVSRVPFAIRKSAGRLIKAIAPSTWDRVFRYIGKFFTLPSNMGEKLEKLSTRLENVDGVGSLYYSLVSEIADPDRVVIDAREPGTWLTETGLKETFADYKVQMMYMDSMTYLPDDILVKVDRAAMFNSLETRIPFLDHRIIDLVWSLPLSMKMRDGQTKWMLRCLLYKYIPKSLIERPKMGFGVPVGDWMRGRLKDWAQNLLDESRLQREGLFDAQFIRTRWKEHLSGKRNWQYFLWTILMFQEWSERAEATD encoded by the coding sequence ATGTGCGGCATAACGGGATTTGTTACGGCAGATAATGCGCTTAAGGATCCGGAAATGGCTTCCATCGGCATTTCGATGGCGAATTCTTTAAGTCATCGCGGCCCGGATTCCAGCGGCGTATGGACCGACGAAAACGCCGGCATCGCGCTGGCGCATCGCCGTCTTTCTATACTTGATCTTACTTCGGCCGGAGACCAGCCTATGACCTCCGTGTCCGGGCGTTATGTAATTGTATTCAACGGAGAGATCTATAATCACTTGGAGATGAGGCAAGAGCTGAACAACGATAAAGGCTGGCGCGGCCATTCGGATACGGAAACATTATTGGCCGGGTTTGAAAAATGGGGTATAGACCAGACGCTTAAAAGAACCGTTGGTATGTTCGCTATCGCGCTTTGGGATCGTAAGGAAAAAGTGCTTACGCTAGCGCGGGACCGCATCGGCGAAAAGCCGCTTTATTACGGGTTTCAGAAAGGCACGCTTATTTTTGGCTCCGAATTGAAGGCACTTAAACGCCATCCGGACTTTGTCGGAGAGATCGACAGGGACGTTATCTGTCTGTATTTGAGACATTGCTATATTCCTGCGCCTTACTCTATTTATAAAGGCATATTCAAGCTCCTGCCGGGCCATTATATAAGTTTTAAGGCCGCGCACGGGCCTGATACGCTGCGTTCGGCTAAACCTGAGGCCTACTGGAGATTGTCTGAGGTCGCGGCGAACGGTATCGCGAGACCGTTTGCGGGAAATGAAGCGGATGCCATATCCGAACTTGAGGAGCGGCTGAAACGCGCGATAAAGCTGCAGATGGTTGCGGATGTGCCTTTAGGTGTTTTTCTTTCAGGGGGGATAGATTCTTCAACGGTCGTTGCGTTGATGCAGGCCCAGTCAGGCCGTCCGGTCAAGACATTTTCTGTTGGGTTTAAAGAGATGGGTTACAACGAAGCCGAATACGCAAAAGCCGTTTCCGGGCACCTTGGCACGGATCATACCGAGCAATATGTGTCGCCTGCGGAAGCTATGCAGGTTATCCCCAAGCTGGGCAGCATGTATGACGAGCCGTTTGCGGATTCCTCACAAATACCTACTTTTCTGATCTCTCAAATGGCGCGCAAATATGTCAAGGTCTCATTGTCCGGCGATGCCGGAGACGAATTATTTTGCGGATATAACCGCTACGCATTGGCCGATATGTGGAAAAATGTTTCCAGGGTCCCGTTCGCGATCAGGAAGTCTGCCGGGCGTTTGATAAAGGCGATTGCGCCATCGACCTGGGATCGCGTTTTCAGGTATATCGGCAAATTTTTCACCTTACCATCCAATATGGGCGAGAAACTGGAAAAGCTTTCTACACGCCTGGAGAATGTCGATGGTGTCGGGTCTCTTTACTACAGCCTGGTATCTGAGATCGCCGACCCGGATCGCGTGGTTATCGATGCCAGGGAGCCCGGTACATGGCTTACCGAAACAGGGCTGAAAGAAACCTTCGCGGACTATAAGGTCCAGATGATGTATATGGATAGCATGACTTATTTGCCGGATGACATACTGGTCAAGGTCGACCGTGCGGCCATGTTCAACAGCCTTGAAACGAGGATCCCTTTTCTCGATCATAGGATCATCGACCTGGTATGGAGTCTGCCTCTATCCATGAAGATGCGTGATGGACAGACCAAATGGATGTTAAGGTGCCTGTTATATAAGTATATTCCTAAGTCGCTCATCGAGCGGCCCAAGATGGGTTTTGGTGTTCCTGTAGGTGACTGGATGCGCGGCAGGCTTAAAGATTGGGCTCAAAACTTGCTGGACGAATCCCGCTTGCAGCGGGAAGGGTTGTTTGACGCGCAATTTATTCGTACGCGATGGAAAGAGCACCTTTCCGGCAAACGAAATTGGCAGTATTTTCTATGGACCATCTTGATGTTTCAGGAGTGGTCTGAAAGAGCAGAAGCGACAGACTAA
- a CDS encoding glycosyltransferase: protein MTRILHLTTDSKIAGAEKLLIGIAGEYDRSRFELLFCTLKKRGDLHAEIEKLSQKCYSLGYDNIICLPAAIIKLVQIIKRNKIDILHTHLFHAGIVGYLAGIFSGKTAVLITKHYSNMLYLYGNSFQRFLDRWVLKRAKHIIAISYGVKDILVRLDGIADKKISVIHNGIDLKRFDPLMDAGAKVRRELKIDDDVKIIGTVGIFHPRKGHEYLIRAADIVCRKRQDVKFLLVGDGILEERLVALRDLLDLREKVIFTGYRKDIPDLLSIMDIVVHPSLEEGFGLSIIEAMFSGKAVIATNVGGVPEIIENRLNGLLIPEKDPEAIADAIDYILSNPDKAGELGSNARSRVCERFSLSAMVKKYESVYGKIRGNICAA from the coding sequence ATGACAAGAATATTGCATCTTACGACAGACTCTAAAATAGCCGGTGCTGAGAAATTACTTATAGGCATAGCCGGGGAATATGATAGATCAAGATTTGAGTTGTTATTTTGCACGCTTAAAAAAAGAGGTGATTTACACGCTGAAATCGAGAAACTGAGCCAAAAGTGTTATTCGCTGGGATACGACAATATAATCTGTTTGCCCGCGGCTATTATAAAACTGGTGCAGATCATAAAACGAAATAAAATTGATATTTTGCATACCCATCTATTTCATGCAGGTATAGTAGGTTATCTCGCCGGCATCTTTTCTGGGAAGACAGCGGTTTTGATAACAAAGCACTACTCCAACATGCTCTATCTTTACGGTAACAGTTTTCAACGGTTCCTGGATAGATGGGTTTTAAAGAGGGCAAAACATATCATAGCTATCTCTTACGGCGTGAAAGATATCTTAGTCCGGTTAGACGGAATCGCCGATAAAAAAATATCGGTCATCCATAACGGTATTGATCTGAAACGATTTGATCCTTTAATGGACGCAGGGGCCAAGGTCAGACGCGAACTGAAGATAGATGATGATGTCAAGATAATCGGTACCGTCGGTATATTTCATCCGAGAAAAGGTCATGAGTATTTGATCCGTGCTGCCGATATCGTCTGCCGGAAAAGGCAGGATGTCAAATTTCTGCTTGTAGGCGACGGCATATTAGAGGAGAGACTGGTTGCCTTAAGAGACCTGCTTGACCTGAGAGAGAAGGTAATATTTACAGGGTACAGGAAGGACATCCCGGACCTGTTATCGATAATGGATATCGTGGTTCACCCCTCACTCGAAGAAGGTTTTGGGCTTAGTATTATCGAAGCGATGTTTTCCGGCAAGGCAGTTATAGCCACGAATGTAGGGGGGGTCCCGGAAATAATTGAAAATAGGCTTAACGGGTTACTTATTCCCGAAAAGGATCCCGAGGCAATAGCGGACGCGATAGACTATATCTTGAGTAATCCGGATAAAGCGGGAGAACTGGGAAGCAATGCGAGATCGCGGGTTTGCGAAAGATTCAGCCTTTCCGCTATGGTAAAAAAATATGAGTCGGTTTACGGGAAGATCAGAGGCAATATATGTGCGGCATAA
- a CDS encoding class I SAM-dependent methyltransferase gives MKKFIKKKLSENSLIRKGYYLYLSLNILTEWYVKCALKAALKGREKETLNILDAGVGFGQYSYYLSRAFPRAKICAVDIDKSRIENFRPFINRENLNIETRHSDLVDLQQDNQFDLILCTDVLEHIEKDNAVVATFFKALKRDGILIVGVPASPQKRVLPFLRNADFFKPHSLEHVREGYALSEITGIIEKNKLKIIDTRISFGKLGALGYELFCMCQFRPLLFLALFPLYFLFVQPLVTILMILDVAKVNKSGNGIIIVAKKV, from the coding sequence ATGAAAAAGTTTATTAAGAAAAAGTTATCCGAAAATTCGTTGATAAGAAAAGGGTATTATCTTTACCTTTCTCTGAATATATTGACGGAATGGTACGTAAAGTGCGCGCTCAAAGCTGCGCTCAAGGGCAGGGAAAAAGAAACATTGAATATACTTGATGCCGGGGTAGGTTTTGGGCAGTATAGTTACTATTTGTCAAGGGCGTTCCCGCGGGCTAAGATTTGCGCCGTTGATATCGATAAGTCCAGGATAGAAAATTTTAGGCCGTTTATAAACAGGGAGAATCTTAATATTGAAACCAGGCATTCAGATCTTGTTGACCTGCAGCAGGATAATCAATTCGATCTTATACTATGCACGGATGTTTTGGAGCATATTGAAAAAGATAATGCCGTGGTCGCGACATTCTTTAAAGCGCTTAAGAGAGATGGTATTTTAATCGTTGGTGTGCCGGCAAGTCCCCAAAAAAGAGTGCTACCGTTCTTGAGAAATGCCGATTTTTTTAAACCGCATAGCCTGGAGCATGTCCGGGAAGGGTACGCCTTAAGCGAGATAACCGGGATCATTGAAAAGAATAAACTCAAGATTATCGACACGCGGATATCTTTTGGGAAACTTGGCGCCTTAGGTTATGAATTGTTCTGCATGTGCCAGTTTCGCCCGTTACTATTTTTGGCCTTATTCCCACTCTATTTTTTATTTGTTCAACCGCTTGTTACGATACTAATGATTTTAGACGTCGCAAAGGTAAATAAGAGCGGGAATGGAATAATCATCGTCGCTAAGAAAGTATGA
- a CDS encoding glycosyltransferase, translating to MTKAILVLDMSYTLKMFRENRMEQALDSRRLAGYFDKVISVHPLAGIFESGDNRFGDPVITRLDDSHLFVEGKVGVSRTWRFAPPLNLFLAQIKLTRILLKMARELKVKVVRIGDPYYLGLMGLFLARRLRVPLVVRACFRYDEIFRLTGKPVMPRLFKFRWIEKIVERFVFPRCDLIAGANEDNMRYALENGGRPDVATVFRYGNLIHKDHWQEPAVRSDGDTQLAGLGIKDEKVLATVSRLVPMKLIEDMIRVVAELIKRGRRVKGLIIGDGPIRKELEALATSLKVEDAVIFAGNRAQEWIAAVLPKATAIISPHMGRALVESALAGVPIIAYDYDWQREVVVDGETGYLVPNRDWMALADRIDSILASPADGKKMGKNAREKVLTLMDPEKSALHEQNEYSKVLARAYEKVY from the coding sequence TTGACAAAAGCGATCCTTGTCCTGGATATGTCTTATACGCTAAAGATGTTCAGGGAAAACCGTATGGAGCAGGCGCTGGACAGTAGAAGGCTTGCAGGATATTTTGATAAGGTCATTTCCGTGCATCCGCTGGCCGGAATTTTTGAATCTGGCGATAACAGGTTCGGTGATCCCGTCATCACTCGGCTTGATGACTCGCATCTGTTCGTAGAGGGGAAAGTAGGCGTTAGTCGTACCTGGCGGTTTGCGCCTCCGTTAAATCTGTTTTTAGCGCAAATTAAACTGACGCGGATATTGCTTAAGATGGCCAGAGAGCTAAAGGTAAAAGTTGTGCGCATAGGCGATCCGTATTATCTGGGATTAATGGGATTATTTTTAGCCAGAAGACTGAGAGTGCCTTTGGTTGTCAGGGCTTGTTTCAGATATGACGAAATTTTTCGATTGACGGGAAAGCCTGTGATGCCGCGTCTGTTCAAGTTTCGCTGGATTGAAAAGATCGTAGAAAGATTTGTGTTCCCGCGCTGTGACTTAATAGCGGGAGCGAATGAGGACAATATGCGTTATGCCCTGGAGAATGGCGGCCGCCCCGATGTCGCGACGGTTTTTAGGTACGGTAATCTTATACACAAGGATCACTGGCAGGAACCGGCCGTGCGTTCCGACGGCGACACGCAGCTTGCCGGGCTTGGAATAAAGGATGAAAAGGTCCTGGCGACCGTATCGCGTCTTGTTCCAATGAAACTCATTGAAGACATGATCCGCGTTGTCGCTGAACTTATCAAGCGGGGGCGCCGCGTCAAGGGCCTTATAATCGGAGACGGACCGATAAGAAAGGAACTCGAGGCCCTGGCAACCTCGCTGAAGGTTGAAGACGCGGTGATCTTTGCCGGCAACCGCGCTCAAGAGTGGATCGCCGCCGTTTTACCTAAAGCAACAGCTATTATTTCACCGCACATGGGTAGGGCATTGGTTGAGTCTGCGCTTGCCGGAGTGCCGATCATCGCATATGACTATGACTGGCAGAGAGAGGTTGTTGTTGATGGAGAGACCGGTTACCTGGTGCCTAACAGGGACTGGATGGCGTTGGCCGACAGGATAGACAGCATATTAGCAAGCCCTGCTGACGGGAAGAAGATGGGTAAAAATGCCCGCGAAAAGGTGTTAACTTTGATGGATCCGGAGAAGTCGGCGCTTCATGAACAGAACGAGTATTCCAAGGTGTTGGCGCGAGCTTATGAAAAAGTTTATTAA